The proteins below come from a single Drosophila kikkawai strain 14028-0561.14 chromosome 3R, DkikHiC1v2, whole genome shotgun sequence genomic window:
- the LOC121502081 gene encoding uncharacterized protein, with protein sequence MSMNNVTTPGGNHSSGNPPAGDPAARAWSLEALHNIPRSTDVAVADLAATEVTTPSQENTKVGRRSSRTVRSPTLSASKAPSGSGTAASPTPKRSRDAASPAGSQRVTPPKRCRASQCLENIAELGKILDDVLDDINVKQVRHITLAMKTRLARVKDLQANIGEWLNSARETEETDRPEPEATCHKCSGGSIAEGTQRRDAEQQTLKVWCKDGASQTEAQHAPPKAEKLQIRATNASAKQQRRAPMPSRAISPDKPSTSRSPMANAAKHRAPNPPLPIGPATGGTESEGSAWRTFTRKKRRKKNDAPPRSRPDAVIIAAKGKTYSEILAMVTRSGDSQLSGLGSCVKKVRRTTNGNLLLEMAKESAESAESMRTCIAQVLGDSAEVRAMSEDSKVAILEIRELDALTKEPELVAAIAEQYSLDKAKVKVRSIRPGYAESQTAVISLPCSLAKAVLKRGKLRIGWSSCSIRERTGPPRCYRCLEAGHLAGQLNLNHCRAAQDLLMQTVRDLDVEVAVLSELYKAPSTHGWATDRSGKAALWMCGREHTHLSDVRSADGFVRGRAGGVWVYSCYLAPSLTLEAFSSIIDALSDDIRGRSNTIVGGDFNAWAQDWGSPSTNARGRTILEAFASLDIALLNEGTQQTFNRAGAGSIIDLTYASSALACQARWRISEIYTASDHEAILVSLGENPPHRSVPPSANKAYRQDTFNAQAFSGALAGLATDEADSANVAAL encoded by the coding sequence ATGTCCATGAACAACGTAACTACTCCAGGTGGCAACCACTCaagtggaaatccacccgcgggaGATCCCGCGGCTAGGGCATGGAGTCTGGAGGCCCTACATAACATTCCCCGAAGCACTGAcgtggcggtggctgactTGGCCGCCACGGAAGTTACTACGCCAAGCCAAGAAAACACGAAAGTCGGTAGGAGGAGTAGCCGGACTGTAAGATCCCCGACCCTCTCTGCAAGCAAGgctccgtcgggcagcggaaCTGCTGCTTCCCCAACCCCAAAAAGGTCACGGGACGCCGCCAGCCCAGCAGGCTCTCAGCGAGTCACGCCGCCGAAGAGATGCAGGGCATCCCAGTGCCTGGAAAACATTGCGGAATTGGGCAAGATCCTGGACGATGTCCTCGACGATATCAACGTCAAGCAGGTCCGGCACATAACCCTGGCAATGAAGACCAGGCTAGCGAGGGTGAAAGACCTGCAAGCCAACATAGGCGAGTGGCTTAACTCCGCCAGGGAGACAGAGGAAACGGATCGCCCAGAGCCCGAAGCTACGTGCCACAAATGCAGTGGTGGGAGCATCGCAGAGGGCACCCAGAGACGGGACGCCGAGCAACAGACCCTCAAAGTCTGGTGCAAAGATGGAGCATCGCAAACGGAGGCCCAGCACGCTCCGCCCAAAGCGGAGAAGCTGCAAATAAGGGCAACGAACGCGAGCGCGAAGCAACAGCGGCGCGCTCCCATGCCGTCTAGAGCCATTAGCCCGGACAAACCCTCCACCAGCCGGTCTCCCATGGCCAACGCGGCCAAACACAGGGCCCCGAACCCACCCCTGCCCATAGGCCCGGCTACTGGAGGCACCGAATCGGAAGGGAGCGCCTGGAGAACGTTTACGAGGAAAAAGAGGCGCAAGAAAAACGATGCTCCTCCTCGATCCCGGCCGGACGCAGTCATCATAGCTGCGAAAGGGAAGACGTATAGCGAAATCCTGGCCATGGTCACCCGAAGCGGAGACAGCCAGCTTTCCGGCCTGGGAAGCTGCGTTAAGAAGGTGAGAAGAACCACAAACGGCAACCTCTTGCTGGAGATGGCGAAGGAGAGTGCTGAGAGTGCAGAGTCCATGCGTACGTGCATAGCGCAGGTGCTCGGCGACTCGGCGGAGGTGCGAGCCATGTCGGAGGACTCGAAGGTGGCAATACTCGAGATCCGAGAGTTAGACGCCCTAACTAAGGAGCCTGAGCTAGTGGCTGCGATCGCCGAGCAATACAGCCTGGATAAGGCAAAGGTCAAGGTGCGAAGCATCCGCCCGGGTTATGCCGAGTCCCAGACGGCTGTAATAAGCCTTCCATGCTCCCTGGCTAAGGCGGTGCTGAAGAGAGGAAAACTGCGCATAGGTTGGTCCTCATGCTCGATCAGGGAAAGGACGGGCCCCCCAAGATGCTATCGGTGCCTCGAGGCAGGTCACCTGGCTGGTCAGCTAAACCTGAATCATTGCAGGGCCGCGCAGGACCTGCTGATGCAGACAGTGCGCGACCTGGACGTGGAGGTGGCGGTGCTCAGCGAGCTATACAAGGCTCCTAGCACACACGGCTGGGCCACGGACCGATCCGGCAAGGCTGCGCTATGGATGTGTGGACGGGAACACACCCACTTGTCCGACGTCAGATCTGCGGATGGTTTTGTTCGTGGTAGAGCTGGAGGGGTGTGGGTGTATAGCTGCTACCTGGCTCCGAGCCTCACATTGGAGGCGTTTAGCAGCATCATCGACGCGCTCAGCGACGACATCCGGGGACGAAGCAACACAATAGtgggcggcgacttcaacgcaTGGGCACAGGATTGGGGGTCGCCCTCAACCAACGCCCGAGGCCGCACCATCCTGGAGGCTTTCGCTTCCCTGGATATTGCTCTGCTCAACGAGGGTACCCAGCAAACCTTCAATAGGGCGGGAGCAGGGTCCATAATCGACCTTACTTACGCTAGCAGCGCACTAGCCTGCCAAGCCAGGTGGAGAATAAGCGAAATCTACACAgccagcgaccacgaggcCATCCTCGTTTCACTCGGCGAGAACCCACCCCACAGATCGGTTCCGCCTAGCGCAAACAAGGCGTACCGGCAGGACACGTTCAACGCCCAAGCGTTCTCGGGTGCCTTAGCGGGCCTAGCCACCGACGAAGCGGACAGTGCCAATGTCGCTGCGCTCTAG